Proteins encoded within one genomic window of Cucumis sativus cultivar 9930 chromosome 3, Cucumber_9930_V3, whole genome shotgun sequence:
- the LOC101208132 gene encoding auxin-responsive protein IAA20, with protein MELQLELELSVPDPTRGFDLNRNACDGKDVFGSDPRSYLCAESTSHGKRNKRGFEDAFFKTKGSFKEMSLLLWNGHPNKEDDDRKDTNQRSSCAIHIKAVEENKAVGWPPIASWRKRHLHGLQQGGPGSDNYWMEEDEDDGIVFNPKYVKVKMEGVPIARKIDVGMYNSYQTLKTASINMFSDSCYQKCGNSNASLTLTYQDKEGDWLLAGDLPWQNFVESVQCMKIIRRQPSN; from the exons ATGGAGCTTCAACTTGAGCTAGAGCTTTCTGTTCCAGATCCCACCAGAGGATTCGACCTGAACAGGAATGCTTGTGATGGAAAAGATGTGTTTGGTTCAGATCCGAGGAGCTATCTGTGTGCCGAAAGCACGAGCCATGGTAAACGCAACAAGCGTGGCTTTGAAGATGCTTTCTTTAAGACCAAAGGCTCGTTTAAAGAGATGTCTTTGCTGCTGTGGAATGGTCACCCAAACAAGGAAGATGATGACAGGAAGGACACCAACCAGAGAAGCTCTTGTGCAATACACAT TAAGGCTGTAGAGGAGAACAAAGCTGTGGGGTGGCCACCCATTGCATCATGGAGGAAAAGGCACCTTCATGGGCTGCAACAGGGCGGCCCGGGTTCTGATAATTATTggatggaagaagatgaagatgatggaATTGTTTTTAACCCAAAATATGTGAAGGTGAAGATGGAGGGGGTGCCGATAGCAAGGAAGATTGATGTGGGGATGTATAACTCATATCAGACGCTGAAAACTGCCTCGATCAACATGTTTTCCGATTCTTGCT ATCAAAAGTGTGGGAATAGTAATGCCAGCTTAACTCTCACCTATCAGGACAAAGAAGGAGATTGGTTGCTTGCAGGAGATCTTCCATGGCA GAATTTTGTAGAGTCAGTACAATGCATGAAGATCATAAGAAGACAACCATCAAACTAA
- the LOC101207892 gene encoding putative clathrin assembly protein At2g25430, with the protein MAPSTIRKAVGALKDQTSIGIAKVASNMAPDLEVAIVKATSHDDDPASEKYIREILSLTSYSRGYVSACVSAISKRLAKTRDWIVALKALILVHRLLNEGDPVFQEEILYATRRGTRLLNMSDFKDEAHSSSWDHSAFVRTYAFYLDQRLELMLFEKKGGSARGNSRGDDRFDGRDEFRSPPPRPYDNGYGEYRGEREYGNYGGMRRSRSYGDVGESTGRDGQGQGRINKGPVTPLREMTIERVFGKMGHLQRLLDRFLSCRPTGLAKNSRMILYALYPLVRESFQLYADICEVLAVLLDKFFDMEYSDCMKAFDAYGSAAKQIDELIAFYNWCKETGVARSSEYPEVQRITSKLLETLEEFLRERGKRPKSPEREPPPPAPEEEEPAPDMNEIKALPPPENYTPPPPEPEPQPAPKPQPQVTDDLVNLRDDAVSADDQGNKLALALFAGPAANGANGSWEAFPSDGQPEVTSAWQTPAAEPGKADWELALVETASNLSRQKAALGGGLDPLLLNGMYDQGMVRQHTSTAQLSGGSASSVALPGPGNSKTPVLALPAPDGTVQAVNQDPFAASLSVPPPSYVQMVEMEKKQHLLMQEQQLWQQYARDGMQGQSSLTKISNPPGYYNMGAAPMAPMPYGMPPMNGMGGYYYVPQ; encoded by the coding sequence ATGGCGCCTAGTACGATCCGGAAGGCGGTCGGAGCTCTGAAGGATCAGACGAGTATTGGAATTGCGAAGGTTGCGAGTAATATGGCGCCGGACCTTGAGGTGGCGATTGTGAAGGCGACGAGTCATGATGATGATCCGGCGAGTGAGAAGTACATCAGGGAGATTTTGAGCTTGACATCTTATTCTCGTGGATATGTGAGTGCGTGTGTTTCGGCGATTTCGAAGCGTTTGGCTAAGACGAGGGATTGGATTGTGGCGCTTAAGGCACTCATACTTGTGCATAGGTTGTTGAATGAAGGGGACCCGGTGTTTCAGGAGGAGATCTTGTATGCTACTAGAAGGGGTACGAGGCTGTTGAATATGTCGGATTTTAAGGATGAAGCTCATTCGAGCTCGTGGGATCACTCGGCTTTTGTTCGAACTTATGCATTCTACTTGGATCAACGGCTGGAATTGATGTTGTTTGAGAAGAAAGGTGGTAGTGCGAGGGGAAATTCCCGTGGGGATGATAGATTTGATGGAAGAGATGAGTTTAGATCTCCACCCCCGAGGCCTTACGATAACGGTTATGGCGAGTATAGGGGAGAAAGAGAGTATGGAAACTATGGTGGGATGAGGAGGTCTAGATCTTATGGTGATGTGGGTGAGTCTACGGGCAGGGACGGGCAGGGGCAGGGGCGTATCAACAAGGGGCCTGTGACTCCGTTGAGGGAAATGACGATTGAGAGAGTTTTCGGGAAGATGGGACATTTGCAGAGACTGTTGGATAGATTCTTGTCGTGTCGACCAACTGGGTTGGCGAAGAATAGTAGGATGATTTTGTATGCTTTGTACCCTCTAGTGAGGGAAAGTTTTCAATTGTATGCAGATATTTGTGAGGTTTTGGCTGTTTTGCTTGACAAATTCTTTGATATGGAGTATTCTGACTGTATGAAGGCATTTGATGCTTATGGTAGCGCGGCCAAGCAGATTGATGAGCTAATTGCATTTTATAATTGGTGTAAAGAAACAGGCGTTGCTAGATCCTCTGAGTATCCCGAGGTGCAGAGAATCACCAGCAAGTTGCTCGAAACATTGGAGGAGTTTTTGAGGGAAAGAGGGAAGAGGCCAAAGAGTCCCGAGAGAGAGCCACCTCCGCCTGCGCCTGAAGAGGAAGAACCGGCACCTGATATGAATGAGATTAAAGCTCTTCCTCCACCTGAAAATTACACTCCACCTCCGCCCGAGCCCGAGCCCCAGCCTGCACCCAAACCTCAACCGCAAGTCACGGACGACTTGGTCAATCTGAGAGACGATGCAGTTAGTGCAGATGATCAAGGTAATAAACTGGCATTAGCTCTGTTTGCTGGTCCAGCAGCTAATGGTGCAAACGGATCCTGGGAAGCTTTCCCTTCCGATGGACAGCCAGAAGTAACCTCTGCTTGGCAGACCCCGGCTGCTGAACCTGGCAAAGCCGATTGGGAGTTAGCTTTGGTTGAGACAGCAAGCAATTTATCAAGGCAGAAAGCAGCACTCGGTGGTGGACTCGACCCATTGTTGTTAAATGGCATGTATGATCAAGGAATGGTTAGGCAGCACACTAGCACTGCACAGCTGAGTGGTGGAAGCGCAAGCAGTGTAGCTTTGCCTGGCCCCGGAAACAGCAAAACTCCTGTACTGGCTCTTCCAGCTCCGGATGGAACTGTCCAGGCAGTGAATCAGGATCCTTTTGCAGCATCGTTAAGCGTTCCACCTCCTTCTTATGTGCAAATGgtggagatggagaagaaacAGCATCTCCTCATGCAGGAACAGCAGTTATGGCAGCAGTATGCAAGAGATGGGATGCAAGGGCAGAGCAGTTTGACCAAAATCAGTAACCCCCCTGGTTACTACAACATGGGTGCGGCACCAATGGCTCCGATGCCCTACGGAATGCCTCCGATGAACGGAATGGGCGGGTATTACTACGTTCCTCAATGA
- the LOC101219225 gene encoding uncharacterized protein LOC101219225 — protein MPPRTGCRPFECVRRAWHSERHQPIRGSLIQEIFRVVSEVHCCATKKNKEWQEKLPIVVLKAEEILYSKADSEAEYMDVTTLWTRINEAINTIIRLDKDAETGEFLHPCIEAALYLGCTPRRSSKSNRGSNLRGYLNSCTPQVLDTSPNFTNPIRPTVLSSQHLSHCPNLSKQTRNVPKSGMENQKHVGVPSTNLTSTVYKNICPSIRNRQFLTETVAGWDMFSLCPLYQGRNQHVRDIEIQPNPVYNNPSFSGPAPFKYFHSNDVIPPRNNRVDLVNSTTLHKQQKTTCDLSLRLGSLFVPHPSIDDNQSKMINNIDANTSQKQITSSSDRSFQLDKTFPFFPLHGTYDALDFH, from the exons ATGCCTCCAAGAACAGGGTGTAGGCCATTTGAGTGTGTGAGAAGAGCTTGGCATAGTGAAAGGCATCAACCCATTAGAGGATCTCTCATTCAAGAGATTTTCAG GGTTGTTAGTGAAGTTCATTGTTGTGCTACTAAGAAGAATAAGGAGTGGCAAGAGAAGCTCCCCATTGTCGTCCTTAAAGCTGAGGAGATTTTGTATTCTAAAGCTGACTCTGAG GCTGAATACATGGATGTTACTACTCTATGGACCCGTATAAATGAAGCGATTAATACGATAATTCGGCTTGATAAGGATGCTGAAACTGGGGAATTTCTTCATCCTTGTATTGAAG CTGCTCTCTATTTGGGTTGCACACCGAGAAGATCGTCGAAGAGTAACCGAGGTAGTAATCTGAGGGGCTACCTTAATTCCTGTACTCCACAGGTCTTAGATACATCACCCAACTTCACCAACCCCATTAGACCAACTGTTTTGAGTTCACAACATTTATCACATTGTCCAAATTTGTCAAAGCAGACGAGAAATGTACCGAAATCCGGAAtggaaaaccaaaaacatGTTGGTGTTCCTAGCACAAACCTGACTTCAACTGTATATAAGAATATCTGTCCATCGATTCGTAACAGACAGTTCCTAACAGAGACTGTTGCTGGATGGGATATGTTTTCTTTGTGTCCATTGTATCAAGGAAGAAATCAACACGTTCGTGATATCGAAATCCAACCAAATCCAGTCTACAACAATCCGAGTTTCTCTGGTCCAGCTCCATTCAAGTACTTCCATTCCAATGATGTGATTCCTCCAAGAAACAACAGAGTTGATTTGGTAAATAGTACTACTCTTCACAAGCAACAAAAAACAACTTGTGATCTATCGTTGCGGTTGGGCTCTCTCTTCGTTCCACACCCGAGCATCGACGACAATCAATCCAAGATGATCAACAACATCGATGCTAACACATCTCAAAAGCAGATCACGAGTTCGTCTGATCGCTCATTTCAACTAGACAAAACGTTCCCTTTCTTCCCTCTCCATGGTACATATGATGCATTAGATTTCCATTAG
- the LOC101207644 gene encoding G-type lectin S-receptor-like serine/threonine-protein kinase SD2-5 → MGASNFGGFICLLAWLLFLFFFIQCEVCFASIRSFGEIFPGFQGSQMNWIDNNGLFLMSNNSKFGFGFVTTQDVTMFLLAVIHTSSLRVVWSANRAFPVANSDEFTFDEKGNAMLKKGSVVVWSTNSSDKGVSSLELQNSGNLVLRANNSDNEIVWESFSHPTDTLLSGQDFVEGMRLVSDLSNNNNMSYFLEMKSGDMTLSAGFQSPQTYWSMAKENRKTVNKNGGAVYSATLDTNSWKFYDRSKVLLWQFIFSNVANENATWIAVLGDDGFVSFYNLQDSGAASTTRIPEDSCSTPEPCGPYFICYSGNKCQCPSVLSTNPSCQPGIVSPCHQSNGSIKLAYATGVKYFALEFLPSTSTTDLNGCKNACMSNCSCRALFFENLTGNCFLLDDVGSFQNSNEDSNFVSYIKVSNNGGSGDNNGGSRNGGMNSHIVAIIIVFTGFVICGLLYLAFCYYKRKKKLPGTPHETSEDDNFLDGLTGAPIRYSYDNLQTATNNFSMKLGQGGFGSVYQGLLPDGTRVAVKKLEAVGQGKKEFRAEVSIIGSIHHVHLVRLKGYCAEGSHKLLAYEYMGNGSLDKWIFRKNKEDFLLDWNTRFNIALGTAKGLAYLHEDCDVKIIHCDIKPENVLLDDKFLAKVSDFGLAKLMTREQSHVFTTLRGTRGYLAPEWITNYAISEKSDVYSYGMVLLEIIGGRKNFDSTETSEKCHFPSYAFKMMEEGKLENILDSNLAIKNGDERVFTAIKVALWCIQEDMHLRPPMTRVVQMLEGLCAVPPPPTSSPLGSRLFSSFFKSISEGGTSSWPSDCNSDAYLSAMKLSGPR, encoded by the coding sequence ATGGgtgcttcaaattttggtGGTTTTATCTGTTTATTGGCTTGGTTGTtgtttctgttcttttttattcaatgTGAAGTATGCTTTGCAAGTATTCGGAGTTTCGGGGAAATCTTTCCAGGCTTTCAAGGCTCTCAAATGAACTGGATTGATAACAATGGGCTGTTTCTTATGTcaaataattctaaatttggATTTGGGTTTGTGACTACTCAAGACGTTACAATGTTTTTATTGGCTGTCATCCACACAAGCAGCTTAAGAGTAGTTTGGTCTGCAAATAGAGCATTTCCTGTTGCTAATTCTGATGAGTTTACATTTGATGAGAAGGGAAATGCAATGTTGAAGAAAGGTTCTGTTGTGGTTTGGTCTACAAATTCTAGTGATAAAGGGGTTTCTTCCTTGGAGTTGCAAAACTCGGGAAATTTGGTTTTACGAGCGAACAATAGCGACAATGAAATAGTTTGGGAGAGTTTTAGCCATCCAACTGATACTCTTTTATCAGGGCAGGATTTTGTTGAAGGAATGAGACTTGTGAGCGATcttagcaataataataatatgagtTATTTCCTTGAAATGAAGTCTGGTGATATGACTCTCTCAGCAGGTTTCCAATCACCACAGACTTACTGGTCTATGGCTAAGGAGAATCGTAAAACCGTTAATAAAAATGGCGGGGCAGTCTACTCGGCGACTCTTGATACGAACTCTTGGAAGTTCTACGATCGGAGCAAAGTCCTGCTCTGGCAATTCATCTTCTCGAATGTAGCCAATGAAAATGCTACTTGGATAGCAGTTTTAGGTGATGATGGTTTTGTGTCATTTTATAATCTTCAAGATTCTGGTGCGGCTTCAACTACTAGGATACCTGAAGACTCTTGTAGCACACCGGAGCCGTGTGGTCCgtattttatatgttatagTGGGAACAAATGCCAGTGCCCTTCAGTTCTTAGCACAAATCCGAGTTGCCAACCTGGGATTGTCTCTCCCTGTCATCAATCGAATGGAAGTATAAAGCTTGCATATGCTACTGGGGTCAAATATTTTGCACTCGAATTTCTGCCATCCACTTCAACGACTGATTTAAATGGTTGCAAAAACGCTTGCATGAGTAACTGTTCTTGCCGTGCATTGTTCTTTGAAAATCTAACAGGGAACTGCTTCTTGTTGGACGACGTCGGTAGCTTTCAAAACTCCAATGAGGACTCTAACTTTGTCTCATACATCAAGGTCTCGAACAACGGAGGCAGTGGTGACAACAACGGTGGGAGTAGAAATGGGGGAATGAACTCTCATATTGTTGCGATCATCATTGTTTTCACCGGGTTCGTCATTTGTGGCCTACTTTATTTGGCATTTTGTTACtacaagagaaagaaaaaactgccAGGAACTCCTCACGAGACTTCCGAGGATGATAACTTCTTGGATGGTTTAACAGGAGCACCCATTCGTTATAGCTACGACAATCTTCAAACTGCAACCAATAATTTCTCAATGAAACTTGGTCAAGGAGGATTTGGCTCAGTATATCAAGGACTTCTACCTGATGGAACTCGGGTTGCCGTGAAGAAATTGGAAGCAGTCGGTCAGGGAAAGAAGGAGTTTCGAGCTGAAGTGAGCATAATTGGTAGTATCCATCATGTTCATTTGGTCAGGCTCAAGGGCTATTGTGCTGAAGGATCACACAAGCTTCTTGCTTATGAATACATGGGAAATGGGTCTTTAGACAAATGGATATTTaggaagaacaaagaagatTTCTTGTTAGATTGGAATACAAGATTCAATATTGCATTAGGAACAGCTAAAGGACTAGCTTATCTCCATGAAGATTGTGATGTAAAGATTATTCATTGTGACATCAAACCCGAAAATGTGCTTCTTGACGACAAATTTCTTGCAAAAGTTTCAGATTTTGGCCTTGCAAAGCTAATGACACGTGAGCAGAGTCATGTTTTTACGACACTAAGAGGAACTCGAGGGTATCTTGCTCCAGAATGGATCACAAACTACGCCATTTCAGAGAAGAGTGACGTGTATAGCTACGGTATGGTGTTGCTCGAGATAATTGGTGGAAGAAAAAACTTCGACTCAACAGAAACTTCAGAAAAATGCCACTTCCCATCTTATGCTTTTAAAATGATGGAAGAAGGAAAACTTGAAAACATCCTTGACTCAAATCTGGCCATAAAAAATGGCGATGAAAGAGTTTTTACAGCCATTAAAGTTGCACTGTGGTGCATACAAGAAGATATGCACCTCAGGCCACCAATGACTAGAGTAGTCCAAATGCTTGAAGGCCTTTGTGCCGTTCCTCCGCCTCCAACTTCCTCCCCACTCGGTTCTCGCCTGTTTTCAAGTTTCTTCAAATCAATCAGTGAGGGAGGAACCTCTTCCTGGCCATCGGACTGCAACAGCGATGCGTATCTTTCGGCCATGAAGCTCTCCGGGCCAAGATGA